In Deltaproteobacteria bacterium, a single genomic region encodes these proteins:
- a CDS encoding response regulator — protein sequence MATLQAIHAPRVGQDADGTPGSVPRFRLLVVDDDEMVRKLLVEHIRAFGDFDVDEAAGAFDALALLEGSASYDGVLVDINMPGMDGIEFISRIKERDRTIVAMVITGYPSYDRILDAMRAGAMDFLAKPFKSDQLKLALERLVKEREILLENSLLTQELAGKKALEAVNEQLKKKIREQTIILTISETLGKVRSTRELYRRVVALAANLTDAGHAFFWVVDHEARRLVLMASEGMGVPEWEVGDITDEAMPASRVAREGIPMLFTRTRLSRTEGPVSPFAETALVPFRIREEIFGVLAIARTENERILTEEVLFLLLILAERASLTVENLLLYESVSLNLHATLRALVRILEAKDPYTKEHSLRVTRLAVAVAGHMSCDSDEIDSLRFAGHLHDIGKIGIRDQILFKPGRLTEEEYVIIKTHPVIGEEIVGHLGVLPREKACIRHHHERWDGKGYPDGLLETEIPQLARILAVADTFDAITTNRPYRPCRTQEEAVMEIRKNAGTQFDPHVVDAFLDTFYDGDSWGKAGESTEP from the coding sequence ATGGCGACACTTCAGGCCATACATGCGCCAAGGGTGGGCCAGGACGCAGACGGGACGCCGGGTAGTGTCCCCCGTTTCCGCCTTCTCGTGGTGGATGACGACGAGATGGTCCGCAAGCTCCTTGTCGAGCACATTCGTGCCTTTGGGGATTTTGATGTGGACGAGGCTGCTGGCGCCTTTGATGCCTTGGCGCTCTTGGAAGGGTCTGCTTCGTATGACGGTGTCCTTGTTGACATCAACATGCCCGGAATGGACGGGATCGAATTCATATCCCGGATCAAGGAGCGGGATCGGACTATCGTGGCCATGGTCATCACGGGGTATCCATCCTATGACCGGATCCTTGATGCCATGCGGGCAGGGGCCATGGATTTCCTTGCCAAGCCTTTCAAAAGCGATCAACTGAAACTCGCGCTCGAGAGGCTGGTCAAGGAGAGGGAAATCCTCCTGGAAAACAGCCTGCTTACCCAAGAACTCGCCGGGAAAAAGGCCCTCGAGGCCGTCAACGAACAGCTGAAGAAAAAGATCCGGGAGCAGACGATCATTCTCACAATCAGCGAAACGCTCGGAAAGGTCCGGAGCACGCGGGAGCTCTACCGCAGGGTGGTGGCCCTTGCCGCGAATCTGACCGACGCCGGGCACGCCTTTTTCTGGGTCGTCGACCACGAGGCACGACGGCTCGTCCTCATGGCCTCAGAGGGCATGGGTGTCCCGGAATGGGAGGTGGGTGATATCACGGATGAGGCCATGCCGGCATCCCGCGTGGCAAGGGAGGGGATTCCGATGCTTTTCACCCGTACCCGTTTATCCCGCACGGAAGGCCCAGTCTCCCCCTTCGCGGAGACCGCCCTCGTACCCTTTCGAATACGGGAGGAGATCTTCGGCGTCCTTGCCATCGCCCGTACGGAAAATGAGCGGATCCTGACCGAGGAGGTCCTTTTTCTCCTTCTCATCCTCGCGGAGCGGGCAAGCCTCACGGTAGAGAATCTCCTCCTTTACGAGAGTGTCTCCCTCAATCTCCACGCTACCCTCCGCGCCCTTGTCAGAATCCTGGAGGCCAAGGATCCGTACACGAAAGAGCATTCGCTGAGGGTCACCCGGCTTGCCGTGGCCGTGGCCGGGCACATGTCATGCGATTCAGACGAGATAGACTCCCTTCGCTTTGCCGGTCACCTCCACGACATCGGAAAGATCGGCATTCGGGACCAGATCCTCTTCAAACCCGGACGGCTCACCGAGGAAGAATACGTGATCATCAAGACCCACCCGGTCATAGGAGAAGAGATCGTCGGGCATCTCGGGGTCCTTCCCCGCGAAAAGGCCTGTATCAGGCACCACCACGAGAGGTGGGACGGGAAAGGATACCCGGACGGGCTTTTGGAAACGGAGATCCCGCAACTCGCGCGTATCCTCGCAGTCGCCGATACCTTTGACGCCATCACGACGAACCGTCCGTATCGGCCATGCCGTACGCAGGAAGAGGCCGTGATGGAGATCAGGAAAAATGCCGGCACCCAATTCGACCCCCACGTCGTTGATGCCTTTCTCGATACGTTTTATGATGGTGATTCATGGGGAAAAGCGGGTGAATCCACTGAACCATAG